The following proteins are encoded in a genomic region of Dioscorea cayenensis subsp. rotundata cultivar TDr96_F1 chromosome 8, TDr96_F1_v2_PseudoChromosome.rev07_lg8_w22 25.fasta, whole genome shotgun sequence:
- the LOC120266444 gene encoding protein IRX15-LIKE codes for MKSISSAKLILLQPSPNNKQLPIWTTLSLPSHHRVWLIAFISFLTFASLLTLLTTTSTSSHSPPNPNLSISSAVSTSSSSSSVTPLPSHIFDTLLHYALTANSSSRMDDGDLRAIAAVLRRRAPCNLLIFGLGQETLLWRALNHGGRTVFLDENEYYAAHFEERHPGLEAYDVSYITKVKELPELLAAARSQIKTECRPVQNLLFSDCRLAINDLPNQLYDMAWDVILVDGPRGYHSSSPGRMSAIFTAAVMARSQGAGSAEVLVHDYEREVERVCSEEFLCAENMVGHTDQLAHFVIPRNSAAAAAGEFCVNRTAVPAGSL; via the coding sequence ATGAAGAGCATCAGCAGCGCTAAGCTCATCCTCCTCCAACCCTCcccaaacaacaaacaactcCCAATCTGGACCACCCTCTCTCTCCCTTCCCACCACCGCGTCTGGCTCATCGCCTTCATCTCCTTCCTCACCTTCGCCTCTCTTCTCACTCTCCTCACCACCACTTCCACTTCCTCCCATTCCCCTCCTAACCCTAATCTCTCCATCTCCTCCGCCGTCTCcacatcctcctcctcctcctccgtcACCCCTCTCCCTTCTCACATCTTCGACACTCTCCTCCACTACGCTCTCACCGCTAACTCATCTTCCCGTATGGACGATGGTGACCTCCGCGCCATCGCCGCCGTTCTCCGCCGTCGCGCCCCTTGCAATCTCCTCATCTTCGGTCTCGGCCAGGAAACCCTCCTCTGGCGTGCTCTCAACCACGGCGGCCGCACCGTCTTCCTCGATGAAAACGAGTACTACGCCGCCCACTTCGAAGAACGCCATCCCGGCCTCGAAGCCTACGATGTCTCTTATATAACCAAGGTCAAGGAACTCCCTGAACTCCTCGCCGCCGCCCGATCTCAGATCAAGACCGAGTGCCGCCCCGTTCAAAACCTCTTGTTCTCCGATTGTCGTCTCGCCATTAACGACCTCCCCAACCAGCTCTACGACATGGCTTGGGACGTCATCCTCGTTGACGGGCCACGCGGGTACCATTCCTCCTCGCCGGGGAGGATGTCGGCGATCTTCACGGCGGCGGTGATGGCACGGTCGCAGGGGGCCGGATCGGCGGAGGTTCTTGTGCACGATTACGAGCGGGAGGTGGAGAGGGTTTGCAGTGAGGAGTTTCTTTGCGCGGAGAACATGGTCGGACACACTGATCAGCTGGCGCATTTTGTTATTCCTCGTAACAGCGCCGCCGCTGCCGCCGGTGAGTTCTGCGTTAACCGTACGGCGGTGCCGGCGGGTTCTttgtag